CCGCCCACCGCGAGGTCCGCCACACCCGCCCTGGTAGGAACGACGTACGGACGTGACGAACCTACGTCGACCGACACCTGGCCCCGAACGAGGAGAGCGATGAGCAGCGCACGGATCCTGGACGGCAAGGCGACGGCGGCGGCCATCCGCGCCGAGCTGACCGAACGCGTGGCCCGGCTGCGCGCGCAGGGGGTCGTGCCCGGACTGGGCACGGTGATCGTCGGCGACGACCCCGGCAGCCACGCGTACGTCCGCGGTAAGCACCGCGACTGTGCGCAGGTCGGCATCGAGAGCATCCAGGTCGAGCTGCCCGCCGACGCCACCCAGGAGGAGGTCGAGGCGGAGGTACGCCGGCTGAACGCCGACCCGGCCTGCACCGGGTTCATCGTCCAGCTGCCGTTGCCGAAGGGGCTGGACGCCAACCGCGTGCTCGCCCTGATGGACCCGGCCAAGGACGCCGACGGGCTGCACCCGGCCAACCTCGGCTGGCTGGTGCACGGAAACCCGGCGCCGCTGCCGTGCACGCCGCGCGGCATCGTCGAGCTGCTGCGGCGGTACGACGTGGAGCTGGCCGGTGCCGAGGTCTGCGTGATCGGCCGCGGCATCACGGTCGGCCGGCCGCTCGGGCTGATCCTCACGAGGCGCTCGGAGAACGCCACCGTGACTCTGTGCCACACCCGTACCAAGGACCTGGCCGCGCACGTGCGCAACGCCGACATCGTGGTCGCGGCCGCCGGGGTGCCCGGGCTGATCCGGGCCGACATGGTGCGGCCGGGCGCCGCCGTGCTCGACGTCGGCATCACCCGGACCGACGCCGGCCTGGTGGGCGACGTCGACCCGGGTGTGCGCGAGGTGGCCGGCTGGCTGGCGCCGATGCCCGGCGGGGTGGGCCCGATGACGCGGGCGATGCTGCTGACCAACGTGGTGGAAGCCGCCGAGGCAGCTTCGGCCGGCTGAGTGACTGATCAGCCGGGTTGGCTGATCAGCCGAGCAGGGCCGGCGCGAGTTCGCGCAGCTGGTCCAGCCCGAGCCCGTGTTCGGGGGCGACCGCCTGCAGGAGCACGTGGTCGGCGCCGGCGTCGAGGTGCGCGCGCACCCTCGTGCGTACGGCGTCGACGTCGCCCCACGCCACGATCGCGTCCACCAGCCGGTCGCTGCCGCCGTCGCCGAAGTCCTCGTCGGTGAAGCCGAGGGTGCGCAGGTTGTTCGTGTAGTTGGGCAGCCTGAGGTAGTACGACGTGTGCTCCCGGCCCAGCGCACGCGCCTTGTCGGGGTCGGTCTCGACCAGCACCGCCTGCTCGGGGATCAGCAGCGGCCCGGCACCCAGCACCTCCCGCGCCCGGGCGGTGTGCTCGGGCGGGACAAAGTAGGGGTGCGCGCCCTGCGTGCGGTCGCGGGCGAGCTCCAGCATCTTCTGCCGCAGCGCGGCGAGCACCACCGGCGGGTCCTCCGTACCGCGGTTCGCCTCGTAGGGCGCGCCGCCCTCCAGCTGGTCGAGGTAGTCGCGCATCTTGGCCAGCGGGCGTGCGTACTGTCCGCCCCTCGCCTCCACGGCGGGCAGGTGGCTCACACCGAGGCCGAGCAGGAACCGGCCGGGGAACGCCTCCGACAGCGTCAGCGTGGCCGCCCTGGCCGCGGTCGCGTCCCGGGCCCACACGTTGGCGATGCCGGTGCCCATCGGGATCCGCGCCGTCGCCGCCAGCAGGACCGCGGTGTTGGTGAACGGCTCCTTCGATAGCGGGGTCTCCGAGACCCAGAGCGAGCCGTAGCCGAGCTCCTCGATCTCGGCGGCCGCCTCGCGGGCCGAGGCCGCGGACGCCCAGTTCAGGGAGCTGCTCCAGACGCCGACGGCGCCCAGCCGCTCCTTCCAGGTGCCGGGCTTGGGGGCGTTGCCGGAGAGGGGTGTCATGGGGGTGACCTTTCGTCGGTGGGTGGTGCGTACGTGGTCAGGTCGTCGGGTCCGTATACCCGGATTCCGGGTTCGCATCGGACGGTGCCGTACAGGTCCGGGCGGTGAGAGTGGTGAGGGCGACGTCCGCGACGCCGAGCAGCGTGCCGGTGTCGTTCGTCGTACGCCCGAGCTGCCACATCCCCTCGACCACCACGAAGAGGTAGCGGGCCAGCGCCGCCGTCGGGCCCGGGCCGGTGAGCTCGCCGGCCGCGCGCGCCTCGTCCAGCGCCCGCGCGACCCGGGCCGCCATCCGCCGCTGGTACTCCTCGATCTCCCGCGCCACCTCGTGGTCCCCGGGCAGCAGCTCGAGCGTGGTGTTGGCGACCAGGCAGCCGCGCCCGCCCCGCTGCCCGTCTGGTTGCCCACCCGGTTGCCCAGCCAGTTGTCCGGCGGCGCGTTCGGCCTGGTCGCGGACGAACCGCGCGACGCCCTCAAGCGGCGAGGGTGCTCCGGTGACCGTGGCGTCGAGCGCGGCCAGGCTGCGCTCGGCGTGCCGGCGCAGTGCCGCCAGGAACAGGGCGTGCTTGTCGCCGAACGCGGCGTACAGACTGCCCCGGTGCAGCCCGGTGGCGGTGGTGAGGTCGGTCAGCGAGGTCGCGTGGTAGCCCCGGGCGAGGAACGCCTCGACGGCCGCGTCCAGGGCCGCTCCGGGATCGAAGCACCGCGGCCGGCCGGGTGGCCTGCCCCGCGTGCGGGTGGGTACCGGGGCGATGTCCGACATGGGGTGGAGTATATGACCGATCGGTCAAAAACCCACCGAGACGCGACCGTACGCCACCCGGCCACTCCGATAGGGGACACTGGTGCTCATGCGTGAGGTGGTGCTCCTCGGCTCGACCGGCTCGATCGGAACCCAGGCGATCGACGTCGTACGCCGCAACCCGGACAGGTTCCGCGTCGCCGGCCTCGCCGCCGGTGGCGGGCAGGTCGACCTGCTCGCCCGGCAGGCGCTCGACCTCGGGGTGGACGTGGTGGCGGTGTCCCGCTCGACCGTCGTCCAGGATCTCCAGCTGGCGTTCTACGCCGAGGCCCAGCGGCAGGGCTACTCCCGCGGGGACTTCAGCGTGCCGAAGATCCTCGCCGGCCCGGACGCGGCCGCCGAGATCGCCACCTGGCCCTGCGACACCGTTCTCAACGGCATGACCGGCTCCGTGGGGCTGGCGCCTACTCTCGCCGCCCTCAACGCCGGCCGCACGCTCGCGCTGGCCAACAAGGAGTCGCTGATCGCGGGCGGCCCCCTCGTGCGGGCCGCCGCGAAGCCCGGCCAGATCGTCCCCGTCGACTCCGAGCACACCGCCCTCGCGCAGTGCCTGCGCTCCGGCAGCCGGGCCGAGGTGCGCAAGCTGGTGGTCACCGCCAGCGGCGGCCCGTTCCGCGGCCGGAGCCGGGCCTCTCTCGCCGACGTCACGCTCGAGCAGGCCCTCGCCCACCCCACCTGGAACATGGGCCCCGTGGTCACGATCAACTCCGCCACCCTGGTCAACAAGGGGCTGGAGGTGATCGAGGCGCACGAGCTGTTCGACGTCCCGTACGCCGACATCGAGGTGGTGGTCCACCCGCAGTCGGTCGTGCACTCGATGGTCGAGTTCGCCGACGGGTCCACGATCGCCCAGGCCAGCCCGCCCGACATGCGGCTGCCGATCGCGCTCGCGCTGGGCTGGCCGGACCGGGTGCCCGACGCCGCGCCCGCCTGCGACTGGACCAGGGCCGCCAGCTGGGAGTTCGAGCCGCTGGACGACGAGGCGTTCCCGGCCGTGCGCCTCGCCCGCGAGGCGGGGGAGCGGGGCGGCCTCGCGCCGGCCGTCTACAACGCCGCCAACGAGGAGTGCGTCGCGGCGTTCACGGCGGGTCGGCTGCCGTTCCTCGGCATCGTGGACACCGTGGCCGCGATCGTCGGGGAGTACGCTCACCAGGCGGGCCCCGGAGCCGGCGGGAACCCCCGTACGCTCCCGGAGGTTCTGGAGGCGGAGACCTGGGCACGCGCCCGCGCCGCCGAACTCATCGAGGGCCACGCCGCATCGCCTGACCGGGAGGGCTCCTCCGCATGAACCTGGAACTCACCTGCCACGGACCTGAGCTGGACGTGAAATGGACCTGATCGCGATCATCGGTGCCGTCGTCTTCTTCGTCGGCGTCCTTGCCTCGGTCGCCCTGCACGAGATCGGCCACTTCGTCCCGGCGAAGTTGTTCGACGTCCGCGTCACGCAGTACATGGTCGGCTTCGGCCGCACGGTCTGGTCGCGCCCGCGCGGTGAGACGGAGTACGGCCTGAAGCTCATCCCGTTCGGCGGCTACGTCCGGATGATCGGGATGTTCCCGCCGGCCCCCGACGGGCGGATGCGCAAGGCCAGCACCGGGCCGTTCCAGACGTTGATCGAGGAGGCCCGCAACTCCTCGGCGGAGGAGACGCCGCCCGGTGAGGAGCACCGCCTCTTCTACACCAAGAAGTGGTGGCAGAAGCTGATCATCATGAGCGGCGGCCCGCTCATGAACATCATCCTGGCGGTGCTGCTGTTCGGGATCGTGCTGATGGGCTTCGGCACCGACGTGCCCAAGCCGACGGTCAGCGCCGTCCCCGACTGCGTGGTTCCCGCCGCCGACGGCGCCCGCAAGTGCACGGCCGCGGACCCGCTGTCCCCGGCGAAGAAGGCCGGCCTGCGGCCCGGCGACCAGATCGTGGCCTTCGACGGCACCCCGGTCGGCTCCTGGGACCAGGCGTCCGGGCTGATCCGCGAGGCCGGCGCCGGCCCGGTCACCATCGGGGTGGAGCGGGACGGCGTGCGGCGCACCCTGCACGCCACCCTGATCGCGGCCGACCGGCCGGACCCGAACAACCCCGCGCAGCTGGAACGCGTCGGCTTCCTCGGCGTCAGCCCGACCGTGGTCCGCGAACGCCAGGGGCCGGTCGCGGTGGTCGGTGAGATGGGCCGCCTCACTGCGGCGACCGCCCAGGCGATGCTGCACATCCCCGAACGCATGGTCGGGGTGGCCAAGGCGGCGTTCGGTCAGAAGCGGGCGATGGACAGCCCGATGAGCGTGATCGGCGCCAGCCGGGTCGCGGGCGAGATCGCCTCCGCGTCCCAGGTGTCGGTCGGCGACCGGATCGCCACCTTCCTGCAGTGGCTCGGTGCGCTGAACCTCTTCGTCGCGTTGTTCAACCTCGTGCCGCTGCTGCCGATGGACGGCGGGCACATCGCCGGCGCGCTGTACGAAGCGGTGCGGCGCGGTGTGGCCCGGCTGCGGCGCCGGCCCGACCCCGGCTACGTCGACGTCGCGCGGGCCCTGCCGGTGGCGTACGCGGTGGCGAGCGTGCTCATCGTGATGGGCGTCCTGCTGCTGTACGCCGACATCGTCAATCCGGTACGGATATCGAACTGAGGTGCCGTACCCCGTGACCCAGCCAGTGACCCAGCAGTACGCGCGCGAAGGCGTGCGACGAGCAGCGAAGGGCAACTCGTGACCAGCATCGACCTCGGCATGCCCGCAGCACCTCCGCCCGTTCTCGCCGAACGCCGCCGGACCCGGCAGATCCGGGTCGGCAAGGTGCTCGTGGGTGGTGACGCGCCGGTCTCGGTGCAGTCGATGACCACGACGCCGACTACCGACATCAACGCGACGCTGCAGCAGATCGCGGAGCTGACGGCGACCGGGTGCGACATCGTGCGGGTCGCGGTCCCGAGCCAGGACGACGCCGACGCGCTGCCGGCGATCGCCGCGAAGTCGCAGATCCCGGTGATCGCCGACATCCACTTCCAGCCGAAGTACGTCTTCGCCGCGATCGAGGCCGGGTGCGCCGCGGTGCGCGTCAACCCGGGCAACATCCGCAAGTTCGACGACCAGGTGAAGGAGATCGCCCGTACCGCCGCCGACGCGGGCGTGTCCCTCCGGATCGGCGTCAACGCCGGCTCGCTGGACCCCAGGTTGCTACAGAAGTACGGCAAGCCCAGCCCCGAGGCGCTGGTCGAGTCGGCGCTGTGGGAGGCGAGCCTGTTCGAGGAGCACGGCTTCCACGACTTCAAGATCTCGGTGAAGCACCACGACCCGGTGGTGATGGTGCGGGCGTACGAACTGCTGTCGGAGCAGTGCGACTACCCCCTGCACCTCGGCGTGACCGAGGCCGGCCCGGCGTTCCAGGGCACGATCAAGTCCTCGGTGGCGTTCGGCGCCCTGCTGGCGAAGGGGATCGGCGACACCATCCGGGTGTCGCTGTCGGCCCCGCCGGCGGAGGAGGTCAAGGTCGGCATCAAGATCCTCGAGTCGCTGAACCTCCGCCCGCGCAAGCTGGAGATCGTGTCCTGCCCGTCGTGTGGGCGCGCGCAGGTCGACGTCTACAAGCTCGCCGACGAGGTGACCGCGGGCCTGGAGGGCATGGAGGTACCGCTGCGCGTCGCCGTGATGGGCTGCGTGGTGAACGGCCCGGGCGAGGCGCGCGAGGCAGACCTCGGCGTGGCGTCCGGCAACGGCAAGGGCCAGATCTTCGTCCGGGGCGAGGTCGTGCGCACCGTACCCGAGAGCGAGATCGTGGAGACCCTCATCGACGAGGCCATGCGGATCGGTGAGGAGATGAAGGACGCCGGAGTAGCATCCGGGGCACCCGAGGTCGAGGTGCGCTAGGCCAGGGACGAGGATCGTCGGGACCGGTCAGTTCTCTCCGGGCGGCCGGTCGGTGACGATCACGAGGAGGCGGGGGATGCTCGACACCACCGAGCGGGTCCGGCTCCTGCGCACGTCCGACCTTCGCGCGGTCCGGCGGCTGCTGGACGCCGATCCGGTGACCAACGTGTTCATCGACGCCCGGGTGCGCGCCGCCGGCAGCGATCTGCGCCGGATGGGCGGGCAGCTGTGGGGGTACGGCGACGGCGGTCGGCTCACGTCGTTGTGCTTCGCCGGCGCCAACCTCGTACCCGTCGCGGCCACGCCGGCCGCCGTCACGGCGTTCGCCGAGCTGGCCCTGCGGTACGGCCGTAACTGCTCGTCGGTGTGGGGCCCGCGCGACGCGGTGGCGCCGCTGTGGGACGCGCTCGCGCCGACCTGGGGACCGGCCCGCGGGGTGCGCGGCGACCAGCCGTTCCTCACCACCCGCGACCAGCCCGCGGTGCCCGCCGACCCGGCCGTGCGCCGGGTCCGCATCGACGAGCTCGACCCGCTCTACCGCGCCAGCGTGGCGTTCTTCCACGAGGAGCTCGGGGTGAGCCCCGAGGATCGCGACGGCGGGGCCTACTACCGTGCCCGGGTCGCGGAGCTCATCGCCCGGGGGCACGCGTTCGCGCGGTTCGAGGACGGCGAGGTCGTCTTCAAGGCCGAGATCGGTGTGGCCACCCCGCGGGCGTTCCAGATCCAGGGCGTGTGGGTGCGGCCGGACCGGCGGGGCGAGGGACTGTCCGCACCCGGGGTCGCGGCGGTGACCGCGGCCGGGCTGCGTGACGTGGCGCCGGTGGCTACGTTGTACGTCAACGACTTCAACCACGCGGCACGGCGCACCTACGAACGCGTCGGCTTCACCCATGCCGACACGTTCATGACCGTGCTGTTCTGAACAGCGGTAGGGAGCGGTTTGGCACGCGGGACAGTGGGCGCGGGTTGGCAGTTCTGGATCGACCGGGGCGGCACGTTCACCGACGTGGTGGCCCGCACCCCCACCGGTGCGCTGGTCACGCACAAGCTGCTCTCCGACGATCCCGCCCGCTACGCCGACGCCGCGGTGGCCGGCGTCAGAGCACTGCTTGACCGGGCCGGTGAGGCAGCGGGTGCGCGGCCGACCGGCGAGGCGATCGAGTCGGTACGCATGGGCACCACCGTCGCCACCAACGCGCTGCTCGAACGCCGCGGCGAGCGCACCGCGCTGGTGATCACGCAGGGGTTCGCCGATGCGCTGCGGATCGGCTACCAGAACCGCCCGCGCATCTTCGACCGGCACATCGTGCTGCCGGACATGCTGTTCGAGCGGGTCGTCGAGGTCGCCGAACGCGTCGCCGCCGACGGCACCGTCCTGCGTCAACCCGACCTTGACACGCTGGAGGAGCAGCTGCGCGAGGTGTACGCCGACGGCATCCGCGCCGTCGCGGTGGTCTGTCTGCACAGCTACCTCCACCCCGCCCACGAGCGACAGATCGGCGAGCTGGCCGAGCGGATCGGCTTCCCGCAGGTGTCGCTGTCCAGCGAGGCCAGCCCGTTGATGCGGGTGGTGCCGCGCGGTGACACCACGGTGGTGGACGCCTACCTGTCGCCGGTGCTGCGGCGCTACGTCGAGCACGTGGCCGACGAGCTGTCCGGCGTACGCCTGATGTTCATGCAGTCCAACGGCGGGCTGGCCGAGGCGGGGCACTTCCGCGGCAAGGACGCCATCCTGTCCGGACCGGCGGGCGGGATCGTCGGCATGGTGCGGATGTCGCGGCTGGCCGGGTTCGACAAGGTGATCGGCTTCGACATGGGCGGGACTTCCACCGACGTCTCGCACTACGCCGGTGCGTACGAACGCGTCTTCGACACCCAGGTGGCGGGGGTGCGGCTGCGCGCGCCGATGCTCGACATCCACACCGTCGCGGCCGGCGGCGGGTCGATCCTGCACTTCGACGGCAGCCGTTACCGCGTCGGGCCCGGCTCCGCGGGCGCCGACCCCGGGCCGGCCTGTTACCGGGGTGGCGGCCCGCTCACCGTCACCGACGCCAACGTGATGCTCGGCCGGGTGCAGCCGGCGTACTTCCCGCACGTCTTCGGCGCCGGCGGCGACCAGCCGCTGGACGTCTCGGTGGTGCGATCCGGGTTCGCCGACCTGGCCGAGCGGATCGCCGCCGACACCGGTGACGACCGGACACCGGAGCAGGTCGCCGCCGGCTTCGTGGCGATCGCGGTCGCCAACATGGCCAACGCGGTGAAGAAGATCTCGGTGCAGAAGGGGCACGACGTCACCGAGTACGCCCTCACCACGTTCGGCGGCGCGGGCGGCCAGCACGCCTGCGCGGTGGCCGACGCCCTCGGCATCCGCACGGTGCTGGTGCCGCCGATGGCCGGCGTACTCTCCGCGCTCGGCATCGGCCTGGCCGACACCACCACCATGCGCGAGCAGTCCGTGGAGTGCGGGCTGGACGCGGACGGCCTGAAGCGGGTCGAGGCGGTGGCCGACGACCTCGCCCGCACCGCGCGCGAGGAACTCCTCGCCGAGGAGGTGCCGGCCGAACGTATCGACGTGGTCCGCCGGGCGCACCTGCGTTACGACGGAACCGACACCGCCGTGCCGGTGACGCTGGCCGAGCCGGCCGACCCGGCCGCGATGGTGGCGGAGTACGAGGAGGCCTACCGGCGTACGTACTCCTTCCTGATGGACCGGCCGCTGGTCGTGGAGGCGGTGTCGGTCGAGGCGGTCGGCGCCACCGTTCCGCCCGACCTGGACGCGCTCGCTCCCGCCGGCCCGGGCGCGGACGCGGCGGCCGGGGAGCCGACCGTACGCATGTACGCCGGTGACGGCTGGCACGACGTACCCCTCCTCCGCCGCGACCGGCTCCCCGCCGGCGCCACCGTCACCGGACCGGCGATCGTCACCGAGGCCAACTCCACCACGGTGGTCGAGCCCGGCTGGGCGGCGACCGTCGCCCCCACCGGCCACCTGCGGATCGAGCGGGTCAGCGCCCGTGCCGACGTGGAGAACGTCGGCACCGACGTGGACCCGGTGCTGCTGGAGATCTTCAACAACCTCTTCATGTCGATCGCGGAGCAGATGGGCGCCCGGCTGTCCTCGACCGCGCAGTCGGTGAACATCAAGGAGCGGCTGGACTTCTCCTGCGCGTTGTTCGACCCCGACGGCAACCTAATCGCCAACGCGCCGCACATGCCGGTGCACCTCGGCTCGATGGGCGCGAGCGTGCAGGAGGTGATCCGCCGGCGGGGTTCGGCGATGAAGCGCGGCGACGTCTACGCGGTCAACGACCCTTACCACGGCGGCACCCACCTGCCGGACGTGACCGTGGTGACGCCGGTGTACGACGAGGCAGGGGAGAAGCTGCTGTTCTTCGTCGCCTCCCGCGGTCACCACGCCGAGATCGGCGGCCTCACCCCCGGATCGATGCCGGCCACCAGCCGATCGGTCGAGGAGGAGGGCGTGCTGTTCGACAACTGGCTGCTGGTGGAGAACTCCCGGCTGCGCGAGGAGGAGACACGGCGGCTGCTCGCCGAGGCGGCGTACCCGTCCCGCAACCCCGACACCAACCTCGCCGACCTCCGCGCCCAGATCGCCGCCAGTGAGAAGGGCGTGGAGGAGGTCGGGAAGATGATCGACCACTTCGGGCTGGACGTCGTACAGGCGTACATGCGGCACGTGCAGGACAACGCCGAGGAGGCGGTCCGCCGGGTCGTCGCCACCCTGGAGGGCGGGTCGTACAGCTACGAGCTGGACTCCGGCGCCCGGATCGAGGTGCGGGTCGAGGTGGACCGCGCCGCGCGTACCGCCACCATCGACTTCACCGGCACCTCGGCCCAGCTCGACACGAACTTCAACGCGCCGGCGTCGGTGGCGACCGCGGCCGTGCTGTACGTCTTCCGCACCCTGGTCGACGACGACATCCCGCTCAACGACGGGTGCCTGCGCCCGCTGCGCATCGTCGTACCCGAGGGCAGCATGCTCGCGCCGAGGTTCCCGGCGGCGGTGGTCGCGGGCAACGTGGAGACCTCGCAGGCGGTGACCGGTGCGCTGTACGCCGCGCTCGGCGTGCAGGCGGAGGGCTCGGGGACGATGAACAACGTGACGTTCGGCAACGAGCGGCACCAGTACTACGAGACGGTGGCGTCCGGGTCGGGAGCGGGCGACGGCTTCGACGGTGCGGCCGTGGTGCAGACGCACATGACCAACTCCCGGCTGACCGACCCCGAGGTGCTGGAGTGGCGGCTGCCGGTGCTGCTGGAGAGCTTCACGATCCGGCGGGGGAGCGGCGGTGCGGGCCGCTGGCGCGGCGGTGACGGTGCGGTGCGCCGGCTGCGGTTCCTGGAGCCGGCGACGGTGAGCACACTGTCCGGCCACCGCCGCGTTCCGCCGTACGGCATGGCCGGTGGGCAGCCCGGCGCGCTCGGCCACAACCGGATCGAACGCGCCGACGGCACGGTCGTGGAGCTGGCCGGCGCCGACTCCGCCGAGGTGGGTACCGGCGACGTGCTGGTCGTGGAGACACCGGGCGGCGGGGGGTACGGGCCGGTTGGTCCCGCCTGACCTGTCTGGTCCGGTTGGCCCGGTTGGTGGCGCGGGTCCGGCTGGTCCGGTTCGTTCCGGCTGATCGGCCCGGCCCGCACACGGAAGGTGTGCGACCTACCATGTCCGGCGTGCTGCATCTGCGGGTGACCTCACCGTCGGAGCGAACCGAGAAGGCCGTCGCGCTCCTCGAGGACTGCGTCGGCGTCGCCAACCTCGCGGTGGTGCCGGGCGCGTCGATCCGGCCCCCCGGCGACCTGGTGTTCGCCGACATCGCCCGCGAGTCCGTCGAGGGGGTGCTCGGTGGCCTGCGCGACCTCGGCCTGGAGGCCGACGGGACGATCGCGATGGAGGTCGTCGACACCGCGATCTCCGAAGCTGCCGAACGCGCCGAGCGCGCCGCGCCGGGCGAGGGCGCGGACGCGGTCATCTGGGAGGAGGTCGTACGCCGTACCTCCGACGACGCCGCGCTGTCGTGGACGTTCCTGTCGTTCCTCTTCCTCGCCACCGCTCTCGCCGCGATCGCGGTCGTGCTCGACTCCTCGATCCTGGTGATCGGCGCGATGGTGGTGGGGCCGGAGTTCGTCGCGCTGGCCGCGATCGCGGTCGGCATCGTGCACCAGCGGGCGGGCCTGCTGCGCCGGGGTTTGTTCACGCTGGGCGCCGGCTTCGCGGTGGCGATCGCGGGCACCACGGTGCTGTGCCTGGTCGCGCGGGCCGCGGGCTGGATCACCCTCGCGCAGATCGATCGGCCGAGACCGCTGACCGGGTTCATCTGGACCCCGGACAGGTGGTCGTTCGTGGTGGCGTTCATCGCCGGGATCGCCGGCGTGCTGTCTCTGACCGCCTCGAAGTCCGGCACCCTCGTCGGGGTGTTCATCTCGGTCACCACCGTGCCCGCGGCCGGCAACCTCGCCGCGGCGCTGGCGCTCGGTGACCTGGCCGAGATGGCCGGCTCGGCGGCCCAGCTCGGAATCAACATGGGTGCCATCGTGCTGGCCGGGGTGGCGACCCTGATGCTGCAGAAGGCGGTGGGCAGACCGGGCGGACAGGATCGGATCCGACGGCTGAGGGACGCGCGGCGTACGTCCAGCCGATGATCTCGCCGATCGTCGTCCGGATCGGAAACGATCACCCGCGTGGTCAGGCGGTCGGGGTGTCCAGCGACTGGCCGAAGCCGCGGACGAGGGCGTCGAGACCGGCCTCGAACTCGTGGTCCGGGCCGAGGACGGCAACGTCGGCCGCGAGTTTCGCCAGGTGCAGGGCGTCCTTGTCGGTCCGTTCGGCGGGGAGGTTGATCGAGGTGCCGTCGCGG
This Actinopolymorpha cephalotaxi DNA region includes the following protein-coding sequences:
- a CDS encoding M50 family metallopeptidase: MDLIAIIGAVVFFVGVLASVALHEIGHFVPAKLFDVRVTQYMVGFGRTVWSRPRGETEYGLKLIPFGGYVRMIGMFPPAPDGRMRKASTGPFQTLIEEARNSSAEETPPGEEHRLFYTKKWWQKLIIMSGGPLMNIILAVLLFGIVLMGFGTDVPKPTVSAVPDCVVPAADGARKCTAADPLSPAKKAGLRPGDQIVAFDGTPVGSWDQASGLIREAGAGPVTIGVERDGVRRTLHATLIAADRPDPNNPAQLERVGFLGVSPTVVRERQGPVAVVGEMGRLTAATAQAMLHIPERMVGVAKAAFGQKRAMDSPMSVIGASRVAGEIASASQVSVGDRIATFLQWLGALNLFVALFNLVPLLPMDGGHIAGALYEAVRRGVARLRRRPDPGYVDVARALPVAYAVASVLIVMGVLLLYADIVNPVRISN
- a CDS encoding GNAT family N-acetyltransferase; this encodes MLDTTERVRLLRTSDLRAVRRLLDADPVTNVFIDARVRAAGSDLRRMGGQLWGYGDGGRLTSLCFAGANLVPVAATPAAVTAFAELALRYGRNCSSVWGPRDAVAPLWDALAPTWGPARGVRGDQPFLTTRDQPAVPADPAVRRVRIDELDPLYRASVAFFHEELGVSPEDRDGGAYYRARVAELIARGHAFARFEDGEVVFKAEIGVATPRAFQIQGVWVRPDRRGEGLSAPGVAAVTAAGLRDVAPVATLYVNDFNHAARRTYERVGFTHADTFMTVLF
- a CDS encoding TIGR03620 family F420-dependent LLM class oxidoreductase; amino-acid sequence: MTPLSGNAPKPGTWKERLGAVGVWSSSLNWASAASAREAAAEIEELGYGSLWVSETPLSKEPFTNTAVLLAATARIPMGTGIANVWARDATAARAATLTLSEAFPGRFLLGLGVSHLPAVEARGGQYARPLAKMRDYLDQLEGGAPYEANRGTEDPPVVLAALRQKMLELARDRTQGAHPYFVPPEHTARAREVLGAGPLLIPEQAVLVETDPDKARALGREHTSYYLRLPNYTNNLRTLGFTDEDFGDGGSDRLVDAIVAWGDVDAVRTRVRAHLDAGADHVLLQAVAPEHGLGLDQLRELAPALLG
- the ispG gene encoding flavodoxin-dependent (E)-4-hydroxy-3-methylbut-2-enyl-diphosphate synthase — protein: MPAAPPPVLAERRRTRQIRVGKVLVGGDAPVSVQSMTTTPTTDINATLQQIAELTATGCDIVRVAVPSQDDADALPAIAAKSQIPVIADIHFQPKYVFAAIEAGCAAVRVNPGNIRKFDDQVKEIARTAADAGVSLRIGVNAGSLDPRLLQKYGKPSPEALVESALWEASLFEEHGFHDFKISVKHHDPVVMVRAYELLSEQCDYPLHLGVTEAGPAFQGTIKSSVAFGALLAKGIGDTIRVSLSAPPAEEVKVGIKILESLNLRPRKLEIVSCPSCGRAQVDVYKLADEVTAGLEGMEVPLRVAVMGCVVNGPGEAREADLGVASGNGKGQIFVRGEVVRTVPESEIVETLIDEAMRIGEEMKDAGVASGAPEVEVR
- a CDS encoding bifunctional methylenetetrahydrofolate dehydrogenase/methenyltetrahydrofolate cyclohydrolase, which produces MSSARILDGKATAAAIRAELTERVARLRAQGVVPGLGTVIVGDDPGSHAYVRGKHRDCAQVGIESIQVELPADATQEEVEAEVRRLNADPACTGFIVQLPLPKGLDANRVLALMDPAKDADGLHPANLGWLVHGNPAPLPCTPRGIVELLRRYDVELAGAEVCVIGRGITVGRPLGLILTRRSENATVTLCHTRTKDLAAHVRNADIVVAAAGVPGLIRADMVRPGAAVLDVGITRTDAGLVGDVDPGVREVAGWLAPMPGGVGPMTRAMLLTNVVEAAEAASAG
- a CDS encoding TetR/AcrR family transcriptional regulator: MSDIAPVPTRTRGRPPGRPRCFDPGAALDAAVEAFLARGYHATSLTDLTTATGLHRGSLYAAFGDKHALFLAALRRHAERSLAALDATVTGAPSPLEGVARFVRDQAERAAGQLAGQPGGQPDGQRGGRGCLVANTTLELLPGDHEVAREIEEYQRRMAARVARALDEARAAGELTGPGPTAALARYLFVVVEGMWQLGRTTNDTGTLLGVADVALTTLTARTCTAPSDANPESGYTDPTT
- the dxr gene encoding 1-deoxy-D-xylulose-5-phosphate reductoisomerase, with translation MREVVLLGSTGSIGTQAIDVVRRNPDRFRVAGLAAGGGQVDLLARQALDLGVDVVAVSRSTVVQDLQLAFYAEAQRQGYSRGDFSVPKILAGPDAAAEIATWPCDTVLNGMTGSVGLAPTLAALNAGRTLALANKESLIAGGPLVRAAAKPGQIVPVDSEHTALAQCLRSGSRAEVRKLVVTASGGPFRGRSRASLADVTLEQALAHPTWNMGPVVTINSATLVNKGLEVIEAHELFDVPYADIEVVVHPQSVVHSMVEFADGSTIAQASPPDMRLPIALALGWPDRVPDAAPACDWTRAASWEFEPLDDEAFPAVRLAREAGERGGLAPAVYNAANEECVAAFTAGRLPFLGIVDTVAAIVGEYAHQAGPGAGGNPRTLPEVLEAETWARARAAELIEGHAASPDREGSSA